One window of Mucilaginibacter inviolabilis genomic DNA carries:
- a CDS encoding RagB/SusD family nutrient uptake outer membrane protein, which translates to MKTLKNILIVSCMLLSCSCKKFLEEKPTSFLGPNSDLSSAKVARAFANAGYQNLGGLLTGQSGSYGGNTWNLMEFMTGKANSDLGQTGFVSFQTLTYSNTSFYFDTWWQQMYLGIGACNLAIQKIPTINASGLADADKTNMVAEVRTLRALYYFYLVRMYGAVVKVTEPPKDLNLNLPRTPAKQIYDEIIIPDLLAAEKSTLPWKDPSGKVTMAAIKSLLADVYLTYAGAAINGGAANYAESAKRSLDVIQNGGYTLFPNYTDMIVPSNKNSQEFIFQVQYAASVPTTNPLTALTIPNFSGISKYSDEYGSVWPTDQFIASFAAGDKRAAEKQFFYTSYPSAKTGQTITFKNHYIYKWFDVNAVTNTIKSDLNYTIYRLADVMLMYAEASNRAEGSPNANAVQYVNQIRARATLAPIGALSQDAFEKEVWLQRYFELCFENKMWFDMIRTRKIHNDVTGNWDNFVGHKTVFNATYSEKQLLFPLPKQETDVNPKLLPNNPGF; encoded by the coding sequence ATGAAAACATTAAAAAATATATTAATCGTATCGTGCATGTTGCTTTCATGCTCATGCAAAAAGTTCCTGGAAGAAAAGCCTACCTCTTTTTTAGGTCCAAATTCTGATCTTTCGAGCGCGAAAGTAGCCCGGGCCTTTGCCAACGCGGGTTATCAAAACCTTGGAGGTTTACTTACCGGGCAATCCGGCTCATACGGTGGTAACACCTGGAACCTGATGGAGTTTATGACTGGTAAGGCAAACAGCGACCTGGGCCAAACCGGGTTTGTAAGTTTCCAAACGCTTACTTACAGCAATACCTCATTTTATTTTGATACCTGGTGGCAACAAATGTATCTGGGTATTGGTGCATGTAACCTGGCTATACAAAAAATACCAACCATTAACGCCTCTGGTTTAGCCGATGCTGATAAAACAAATATGGTAGCCGAGGTGCGCACCCTACGTGCCCTGTATTACTTTTACCTGGTACGTATGTATGGTGCTGTGGTTAAAGTAACCGAACCACCTAAGGATCTGAATTTGAATTTGCCGCGCACACCAGCTAAGCAAATTTATGATGAAATCATTATTCCGGATTTGCTTGCCGCCGAAAAATCAACCTTGCCATGGAAAGATCCATCAGGTAAAGTAACTATGGCTGCTATAAAATCATTGCTGGCCGATGTTTATTTAACTTACGCCGGAGCTGCTATAAACGGTGGCGCCGCAAATTATGCAGAATCGGCAAAACGTTCATTGGATGTAATTCAGAATGGCGGATACACCCTGTTCCCGAATTATACCGATATGATTGTTCCGAGCAATAAAAACAGTCAGGAGTTTATTTTTCAGGTACAGTATGCGGCTTCGGTTCCTACAACCAACCCACTTACTGCACTTACCATCCCTAACTTCTCAGGTATTTCTAAATACTCTGATGAGTATGGTTCAGTTTGGCCTACAGATCAGTTTATTGCTTCATTTGCTGCAGGTGATAAACGTGCTGCCGAAAAGCAGTTCTTTTACACCAGCTACCCAAGCGCTAAAACCGGACAAACCATCACCTTTAAAAATCATTACATCTACAAATGGTTTGATGTAAATGCGGTTACCAACACCATCAAGTCAGATCTGAACTATACCATTTACCGTTTGGCCGATGTGATGTTAATGTATGCCGAAGCATCAAACCGTGCCGAAGGCTCACCAAATGCCAATGCTGTTCAGTATGTAAACCAGATCCGTGCAAGGGCTACCCTGGCTCCGATTGGTGCATTGTCACAAGACGCGTTTGAGAAAGAAGTATGGCTGCAGCGTTATTTTGAGCTTTGCTTTGAAAATAAAATGTGGTTTGATATGATCCGCACCCGCAAAATACATAACGATGTTACCGGTAACTGGGATAATTTTGTAGGTCACAAAACCGTATTCAACGCTACATATTCAGAAAAACAATTATTGTTCCCTTTACCAAAACAGGAAACAGATGTTAATCCAAAATTATTGCCTAATAACCCGGGCTTTTAA
- a CDS encoding ABC transporter permease → MNMEDHIWHLVIKKLTHEASEQELQELDELLKENPEINGSVKLMLKWWQPETDHTEEEHSYFLFKKILSRIREVEAKSSITKPHKETETGSRELGFKKKVPSDPINYFVSHITMIKNYLKIAVRQLLKQKMYAAIKVGGFALSIAACLLIALYIREELSFDKSYPDANRIYRIVGQYNFDNIHEKGVDWPAVMGKTMKSDFPEIEQFGRLMPNSLFWGAGSNELKRSDAAENTHEEGFAYADQSLLDILKLPMAYGDAAHALTEPLTMVLSKSKADKYFPGQNPVGKVMYLNNNKSKPYKIGAVMQDIPVTSHLHQFDFLLTLAGVEFWNGEQTTWQASNYHIYVTLKPGTNVARFNQKVTDGIINNYYIPDMIKNGDKNASKIKNALSMRAQNIEDINLRSYDIHDGMSHGDIRFIWLFGAVAGFILVIACINFINLSTAKSANRAKEVGLRKVVGSQRSGLISQFLTESLLYSFFSFALGLVLAIILLPYFNMLASKSLTIPWQQWWLLPTVLVSAVIIGIVAGIYPAFYLSGFKPAEVLKGKLSSGSKSSGLRNGLVVFQFTTSIILIISTFIIYNQMQFILNKKVGFEKDQVVMIQGTNTLDNEVKNFKDELLKLQAVKSVSVSDFLPVAGTKRNGNEFFNEGRVKIDAGVGGQFWDIDEDYIKTFGMKLVAGRNFNPGMKTDSQAVIINQTMAKKLNLKNPIGKRIVNYGAPKAIIGVVQDFNFESLRDGIEPLVMHLSNSNSIVSVKVKTGDMKNTLAEITRTWKSFSPNQPIRYTFMDERFANMYADVQRMGRIFTSFAILAIIIACLGLFALAAYMAEQRSKEIGIRKVLGASIGNITTLLSLNFIKLVFIAIIIASPIAWWAMTKWLQDFTYRIPIGWGVFVFAGTVAIGIALLTVSFQSIKAAIANPVKSLRSE, encoded by the coding sequence ATGAACATGGAAGACCATATCTGGCACCTGGTGATAAAAAAGCTAACTCATGAAGCATCTGAACAGGAGCTACAGGAGTTAGATGAACTGCTTAAAGAAAACCCGGAGATTAATGGCAGCGTAAAACTCATGCTCAAATGGTGGCAACCCGAAACGGATCATACGGAAGAGGAACACAGCTATTTTCTTTTTAAAAAGATCCTAAGCCGGATTAGAGAAGTTGAAGCGAAATCTTCGATAACTAAGCCCCATAAAGAAACAGAGACCGGCAGTCGTGAGCTGGGTTTTAAAAAAAAAGTACCAAGCGATCCAATTAATTATTTCGTAAGCCATATTACTATGATAAAGAATTATTTAAAAATTGCGGTAAGACAGTTGCTCAAACAAAAAATGTACGCGGCTATCAAAGTTGGGGGCTTTGCGCTGAGCATTGCTGCCTGTTTGCTTATTGCCCTGTATATACGTGAAGAATTGAGCTTTGATAAAAGCTATCCGGATGCCAATCGTATTTACAGGATTGTAGGGCAATACAATTTTGATAATATTCATGAAAAAGGAGTTGATTGGCCGGCCGTGATGGGCAAAACAATGAAATCTGATTTTCCCGAGATAGAACAGTTTGGCAGGTTGATGCCAAATTCGCTTTTCTGGGGTGCGGGCAGCAATGAATTGAAACGGAGCGATGCAGCCGAAAATACACATGAGGAGGGTTTCGCCTATGCCGATCAGTCGCTGCTTGATATATTGAAACTGCCTATGGCTTATGGCGACGCTGCGCACGCGCTTACCGAGCCCCTAACCATGGTGCTATCAAAAAGTAAGGCTGATAAATATTTTCCGGGTCAAAACCCTGTTGGCAAGGTCATGTACCTTAATAATAATAAGAGTAAACCGTACAAAATTGGCGCGGTAATGCAGGATATCCCGGTGACGTCACACTTGCATCAATTTGATTTTTTATTGACGCTTGCCGGTGTTGAGTTTTGGAACGGCGAACAGACTACCTGGCAGGCCAGTAATTATCACATTTATGTTACCCTAAAACCAGGGACTAATGTTGCCCGGTTTAACCAAAAGGTAACCGATGGGATAATTAATAATTATTATATCCCTGATATGATCAAGAACGGGGATAAAAACGCTTCGAAAATTAAAAATGCGTTAAGCATGCGTGCCCAGAATATTGAAGATATCAACCTGCGATCATATGATATTCATGATGGGATGTCACATGGCGATATCCGCTTTATTTGGTTGTTTGGTGCTGTGGCTGGTTTTATATTAGTTATAGCCTGTATCAATTTTATCAATCTTTCTACCGCCAAATCGGCCAATCGCGCTAAAGAGGTTGGTTTACGTAAGGTGGTTGGCTCACAACGCAGTGGTCTTATCAGCCAGTTCCTTACCGAATCATTATTATACAGCTTTTTTTCTTTTGCCTTGGGTTTAGTACTGGCGATTATATTATTGCCTTATTTTAATATGCTTGCCTCCAAATCATTAACTATACCCTGGCAGCAGTGGTGGTTGTTGCCCACCGTATTGGTATCAGCTGTTATTATTGGAATAGTTGCGGGAATTTATCCGGCATTTTATCTATCCGGCTTTAAACCCGCCGAAGTATTGAAAGGCAAACTAAGTTCGGGCAGTAAAAGTTCTGGCTTACGTAACGGGCTGGTAGTTTTCCAATTTACTACATCTATTATCTTAATCATCAGTACGTTTATTATCTACAACCAGATGCAATTCATCCTCAATAAAAAAGTGGGGTTCGAGAAAGATCAGGTGGTGATGATTCAAGGTACCAATACCCTGGATAATGAGGTGAAGAATTTTAAAGATGAGTTATTGAAGCTGCAGGCAGTAAAAAGCGTATCCGTTAGTGATTTTTTACCGGTAGCCGGTACAAAACGTAATGGAAACGAATTTTTTAATGAAGGCAGGGTTAAAATAGATGCCGGAGTTGGCGGCCAGTTTTGGGATATTGATGAAGATTATATCAAAACTTTTGGTATGAAGCTGGTGGCCGGCAGGAATTTTAACCCCGGCATGAAAACCGATTCACAGGCTGTGATCATTAATCAAACCATGGCCAAAAAGCTCAACCTCAAGAATCCGATAGGTAAACGGATTGTGAATTATGGCGCTCCTAAGGCAATCATAGGCGTGGTTCAGGATTTTAATTTTGAATCGTTACGGGATGGAATAGAGCCTTTGGTAATGCATTTAAGTAACAGCAATTCCATTGTATCGGTAAAAGTAAAAACCGGCGATATGAAAAATACGCTGGCAGAAATCACCAGAACCTGGAAAAGCTTTTCGCCTAATCAACCTATACGTTACACTTTTATGGATGAGCGTTTTGCCAACATGTACGCCGATGTACAACGCATGGGGCGCATATTTACCAGTTTTGCCATACTGGCTATTATTATAGCCTGCTTGGGCCTGTTTGCCCTGGCTGCCTATATGGCCGAACAACGGAGCAAGGAGATCGGTATTCGCAAGGTGCTGGGTGCTAGTATTGGCAATATCACTACGCTGTTGTCCCTCAATTTTATAAAGCTGGTATTTATTGCCATTATCATCGCATCGCCCATAGCCTGGTGGGCCATGACCAAGTGGTTGCAGGATTTTACCTACCGCATTCCTATTGGCTGGGGGGTATTTGTATTTGCCGGGACAGTTGCCATCGGTATCGCATTATTAACAGTGAGTTTTCAATCTATCAAGGCAGCAATCGCTAATCCCGTTAAAAGCCTCAGAAGCGAATAG
- a CDS encoding DUF998 domain-containing protein has protein sequence MNIKMLLYTGIIIPIVFWVSTLLCGFIHGNYNHLSDTISELGATGTRSEPLMATLTMFSAILSMFFIMGVYGACKQLGLNLLPVFTLPAFTFMMGWAAMYHAGNHLHSASGPVFLLFYVGTLLVVILWRGRRELVSVRLTSVISLALMMLIFLRFVPAFQNTYPGLIQRFVHLGWSVWFVGLSVGLIRLVSLQENQQLLNH, from the coding sequence ATGAACATCAAAATGTTACTATACACCGGCATTATTATTCCCATAGTTTTTTGGGTATCAACCCTCCTTTGCGGTTTTATTCATGGAAATTATAACCATCTGAGCGACACCATCAGCGAACTTGGTGCCACGGGTACCCGGTCTGAACCTTTAATGGCTACCCTTACTATGTTCAGCGCCATTTTAAGTATGTTTTTTATAATGGGCGTATACGGAGCTTGCAAACAACTAGGGCTTAACCTACTACCAGTATTTACTTTGCCAGCATTCACTTTTATGATGGGATGGGCTGCCATGTATCATGCAGGAAATCATCTGCATTCGGCTTCCGGCCCGGTTTTTTTATTGTTTTATGTAGGCACACTGCTGGTAGTCATTTTATGGCGGGGAAGGCGGGAGCTGGTATCTGTACGGTTAACATCTGTAATAAGCCTGGCGCTGATGATGCTGATATTTTTACGTTTTGTGCCCGCATTTCAGAATACCTACCCAGGCCTTATTCAACGATTTGTGCATTTGGGCTGGTCAGTATGGTTCGTAGGTTTAAGCGTCGGGCTCATCAGGCTAGTGTCTTTACAGGAAAATCAACAACTTTTAAATCATTAA
- a CDS encoding chorismate mutase has product MKIKLYSRAFGLLLVSLFSYSLVSAQTAPMKTSKGNDQTLQVSRKKIDSLDKALIALLGERERVVKEIGVYKAQNNIPALQADRFKQVIEKSIEAGKKEGLSETFVTELMNAIHKESLRIEEEIKAKK; this is encoded by the coding sequence ATGAAAATAAAATTGTACAGCCGCGCATTTGGCTTATTATTAGTATCCCTGTTCAGTTATAGTTTAGTTAGCGCACAAACAGCACCAATGAAAACTTCCAAAGGCAACGACCAAACCCTGCAGGTAAGCCGCAAAAAAATAGATTCGCTTGATAAAGCACTGATAGCTTTACTGGGCGAACGCGAAAGAGTGGTAAAAGAAATTGGTGTTTACAAAGCACAAAACAATATCCCCGCATTGCAGGCCGATCGTTTTAAACAGGTGATTGAAAAAAGTATTGAAGCCGGTAAAAAAGAAGGCTTATCAGAAACTTTTGTAACGGAACTGATGAATGCCATCCATAAAGAAAGCCTGCGGATAGAGGAAGAGATTAAGGCTAAAAAATAA
- a CDS encoding glycoside hydrolase family 30 protein: MKKKFLIACFIAGGLVKAGSVNAQGTAPFSVSNKSVKVIVSEKEAGYKLTPTETLQFTDKPQPAETEVSVFVDPAKTFQTMLGVGGALTDASAEVFAKLPKDKQKEFLTAYYDKDKGIGYTVARTNIQSCDFSSASYSYVKEGDADLKTFDISHDKTYRIPFIKAAMAAAGGKLTLFVSPWSPPAFMKDNNDVLHGGKLKPEFDQSWANFFVKFIKAYEKEGIPVWGLSVQNEPMAKQSWESCMFTADEERDFVKNFLGPTLHKQGMADKKLIVWDHNRDLLYQRASTILEDPEAAKYIWGIGFHWYETWTGAGQQFESTRRVHESFPDKNLIFTEGCIEKYDFAKINDWALGERYGLSMINDFNAGTVAWTDWNILLDEKGGPNHVGNYCFAPVHADTQSGNLIYTSSYYYLGQFSKFIRPGAKRVSAVASRDKLLTTAYLNTDGKLAVVVMNKTDEKIEYYLWIKGKAAKTTSLPHSIATLVVE, from the coding sequence ATGAAGAAAAAATTTTTAATTGCCTGTTTTATTGCAGGCGGCCTTGTAAAAGCTGGCTCTGTAAATGCCCAGGGTACAGCTCCGTTTTCTGTAAGCAATAAATCGGTAAAGGTAATTGTATCTGAAAAAGAAGCGGGCTATAAGCTTACCCCAACCGAAACTCTTCAGTTTACCGATAAACCACAGCCTGCCGAAACCGAGGTTTCTGTTTTTGTTGATCCCGCTAAAACATTCCAAACCATGCTGGGCGTGGGTGGCGCCTTAACCGATGCATCGGCCGAGGTGTTTGCCAAGCTGCCAAAAGATAAACAAAAGGAATTTTTAACCGCTTATTACGATAAAGACAAAGGCATTGGTTATACTGTGGCCCGTACCAATATTCAAAGTTGCGATTTTTCGAGCGCGAGTTATAGCTACGTAAAAGAAGGTGACGCCGACCTGAAAACGTTCGACATCAGTCATGATAAAACTTACCGTATCCCTTTTATCAAAGCGGCTATGGCTGCAGCAGGCGGTAAATTAACCCTGTTTGTTTCGCCATGGAGTCCTCCGGCTTTTATGAAAGATAATAACGACGTATTGCATGGCGGCAAATTAAAACCAGAATTCGATCAAAGTTGGGCTAATTTCTTTGTGAAGTTTATCAAAGCCTACGAAAAAGAAGGCATCCCGGTGTGGGGCCTTTCGGTACAGAACGAACCTATGGCTAAACAAAGCTGGGAGTCGTGCATGTTTACTGCCGATGAAGAACGCGATTTTGTAAAGAACTTCCTGGGTCCAACCCTGCACAAACAAGGCATGGCCGATAAAAAACTGATTGTTTGGGATCATAACCGCGATTTGCTTTATCAGCGTGCCAGCACCATTTTAGAGGACCCGGAAGCAGCCAAATACATTTGGGGTATAGGTTTCCACTGGTATGAAACCTGGACCGGTGCCGGTCAGCAATTCGAAAGTACCCGCCGCGTACATGAATCATTCCCTGATAAAAACCTGATCTTTACAGAAGGCTGTATAGAAAAGTATGATTTTGCCAAAATTAACGACTGGGCACTGGGCGAAAGATATGGCCTATCCATGATTAATGATTTTAACGCAGGCACCGTAGCCTGGACCGACTGGAACATCTTACTTGATGAAAAAGGCGGACCAAACCACGTAGGCAACTATTGCTTTGCTCCTGTACATGCCGATACGCAAAGTGGTAACCTCATTTACACCAGCTCCTACTATTACCTGGGCCAATTCTCTAAATTTATCCGCCCAGGTGCCAAACGCGTAAGCGCGGTAGCCAGCAGGGATAAACTATTAACTACCGCTTACCTGAATACCGATGGTAAACTGGCAGTTGTGGTCATGAATAAAACCGACGAAAAAATTGAATACTATTTATGGATAAAAGGCAAAGCCGCTAAAACAACCAGCTTGCCGCACTCCATCGCTACGCTTGTAGTAGAATAA